A single Rubrivivax gelatinosus IL144 DNA region contains:
- a CDS encoding hybrid sensor histidine kinase/response regulator → MNAVTDSLSGSADDLSPLAWVHGELRRSLELAHKALHRHLKEAEAAAASDVDAVEPAVLRTARVHLHQGVGALELVGLPAAATMLRASEAVVQRWIAKPALADAKAVQTLEKASFALLDYLARLLSRRPVSSVAMFPQYLAVQTLAGADRVHPADLWPQDWHWLELPPEPGVRPHAADAAARTAMESLSLALMRQPDPSRLTAMGEVCASLAAGTQGRLATLWHLAAAFFEAQARGLLAGDVYTKRMASRLLSQLRTTIAGSDEVSDRLAQDLLFFCARARSPGEGEAPRLAAVRAAWRLDDSAAADYDVARLGRFDPSWVAQARKRVAGAKDAWSGVAGGEEHRLTGLAEQFTLVGDSLQRLFPSGEVLAAVLQDAAAQTVAAQAAPPAPLAMEVATALLYLDASLEDGEFDHPALPERVQRLARRVDDVRRGQPQAPLEPWMEELYRRVSDRQTMGSVVQELRASLSEAEKQIDAYFRDPAQREALIPVPGQLSAMRGVLSVLGLDQASQAVLRMRDEVDTLAQTEVDPTHEPARLVFERLAENLGALSFLIDMLGVQPGLAKSLFRYDADTGRLSTLMGQEAPRAPAPPPVAPPMPSAPPPPVAAAPVAPAPAAPAPSAEDDEMRAVFLEEAGEVIPAARESLARLAEEPEDLGEMTAVRRAFHTLKGSSRMVGLKDFGEAAWACEQLFNSRLAQSPRLDPALRAFTTEALDYFGAWVAALAAGRDEGHASPPVVRAADGLRLDGQRLAIAAPSAAEAPAVAAEAPPAVAPELPVEVEPEEAAEPPKQPEVTETVDEALAPDFEFDFGTGPEPAPALAERVPDLPSAADLDLDLGLGAAGPAPAADEVDFSFDLGALEPEAEPAPAVAEPVAEPEPVDAELPLETPETFEAIEALQPLPAAPPAPEAGYADFDFDLGERTPAEPAEPAAAPLSEAPADEPAAEDTDWPERREDEPADEPLPQPVFAESEPEPEALPAVEVLEGGVDWPLEAAPDAAADSVPEAAPPVAEATPLPAFDEAAFEAAAYPSEPPPQPAVPMPALPDIAEAFAELPSLDGLGAIGAEPAAEPLPLPEAEPISPPEPEPVPAPEPVAETPPPADEPPADEEPVKIVGPLRVPLPLFNIYLNEADELSRRLGTELAEWALEAEHRPVSEAAVALAHSLAGSSATVGYAELSALARSLEHALMRSRAGGRGRDGEPELFGEAAEEIRRLLHQFAAGFLRPASPALVERLAEHERWPELPPRVAADTTGLGPLDADDDDLDAEDALDPELFPIFEDEADELLPQLLARLRDWVDNPADSGAAAACMRTLHTFKGGARLAGAMRLGERAHRMETAIERLGDRGGVHAGEVETLLARADAMVADFEALRTPAAPAVAVAEPAAAPALAAEPPPELAPPPEVPAAEIDWSRFASATPLPAVAPERAAPAGAAAVRVRGALLDRMVNHAGEVSIARARLDGSVRQLQGSLGELTESLERMRAQLRDIELQAESQMVSRLEAAKAAAETFDPLEMDRFTRLQELTRFMAESVNDVATLQRSLQRTLQSAEDDLAAQARLARELQGDLLRTRMVEFDSASDRLYRTVRQAAKETGKSVRLDILGGAIEVDRGVLERMTGPFEHLLRNAVVHGIEPAAARAAAGKDTTGTITLVITQEGNEVGVELRDDGAGLDLARIRERAAERGLLAAGAPVDDEALAQLVFAPGFSTAADVTELAGRGVGLDVVRSEVDAMGGRVQLGHQPGRGTSFKLLLPLTTAVTQVVMLRCGERSVAVPSTLIEAVRRVPPAEVEAAYASGVYTDGGQALPFHWLAALLDGPARGATTARSQAVVVVRSAEQRVALHVDEVAGNQDVVVKNVGPQLARMPGLAGVTLLPSGAVALIYNPVALATLYGPAARARLEQVDGTPLAEPAPQAPAAPLVLVVDDSLTVRRVTQRLLQREGWRVVTAKDGVDALERLAEERPAVMLSDIEMPRMDGFELLRAVRAEAALAGLPIVMITSRIAQKHRDHAAALGADHYLGKPYAEEELLALVARYAGAARPS, encoded by the coding sequence ATGAACGCCGTCACCGACAGCCTGAGCGGCAGCGCCGACGACCTGAGCCCGCTGGCCTGGGTGCACGGCGAACTGCGCCGCTCGCTCGAGCTGGCGCACAAGGCGCTGCACCGGCACCTGAAGGAAGCCGAGGCCGCCGCCGCCTCCGACGTCGACGCCGTCGAACCGGCGGTGCTGCGTACGGCCCGCGTGCACCTGCACCAGGGCGTCGGCGCGCTCGAGCTGGTCGGCCTGCCGGCCGCCGCGACGATGCTGCGCGCCAGCGAGGCCGTCGTGCAGCGCTGGATCGCCAAGCCCGCGCTGGCCGACGCCAAGGCCGTGCAGACGCTGGAGAAGGCCTCGTTCGCGCTGCTGGACTACCTGGCGCGGCTGCTGTCGCGCCGGCCGGTGTCGTCGGTGGCGATGTTCCCGCAGTACCTGGCGGTGCAGACGCTGGCCGGCGCCGACCGCGTGCACCCGGCCGACCTCTGGCCGCAGGACTGGCACTGGCTGGAGCTGCCGCCCGAACCCGGCGTGCGCCCGCACGCCGCCGACGCCGCCGCACGCACCGCGATGGAGTCGCTGTCGCTGGCGCTGATGCGCCAGCCCGATCCTTCGCGCCTGACGGCGATGGGCGAGGTCTGCGCCTCGCTGGCCGCCGGCACGCAAGGCCGGCTGGCGACGCTGTGGCATCTGGCCGCGGCCTTCTTCGAGGCCCAGGCGCGTGGTCTGCTGGCCGGCGACGTCTACACCAAGCGCATGGCCTCGCGCCTGCTGTCGCAGCTGCGCACGACGATCGCCGGCAGCGACGAGGTCTCCGACCGGCTCGCCCAGGACCTGCTGTTCTTCTGCGCCCGCGCGCGCTCGCCGGGCGAGGGCGAAGCGCCGCGCTTGGCCGCGGTGCGTGCCGCCTGGCGCCTGGACGACAGCGCCGCCGCCGACTACGACGTCGCGCGCCTGGGCCGTTTCGATCCGTCCTGGGTCGCGCAGGCGCGCAAGCGTGTCGCCGGCGCCAAGGACGCGTGGTCCGGCGTCGCCGGCGGCGAGGAGCACCGGCTCACCGGCCTGGCCGAGCAGTTCACGCTGGTCGGCGACTCGCTGCAGCGGCTGTTCCCGTCGGGCGAGGTGCTGGCCGCGGTGCTGCAGGACGCCGCCGCGCAGACCGTCGCCGCGCAGGCCGCACCGCCGGCGCCGCTGGCGATGGAAGTCGCCACCGCGCTGCTGTACCTGGACGCCTCGCTGGAAGACGGCGAGTTCGACCACCCGGCGCTGCCCGAACGCGTGCAGCGCCTGGCGCGCCGCGTCGACGACGTGCGCCGCGGCCAGCCGCAGGCGCCTCTCGAACCCTGGATGGAGGAGCTGTACCGCCGCGTCAGCGACCGCCAGACCATGGGCAGCGTCGTGCAGGAGCTGCGCGCCAGCCTGTCCGAGGCCGAGAAGCAGATCGACGCCTATTTCCGCGACCCGGCGCAGCGCGAGGCGCTGATCCCGGTGCCGGGGCAGCTGTCGGCGATGCGCGGCGTGCTCTCGGTGCTGGGCCTGGACCAGGCCTCGCAGGCCGTGCTGCGCATGCGCGACGAGGTCGACACGCTGGCCCAGACCGAGGTCGACCCGACGCACGAGCCGGCCCGCCTGGTCTTCGAGCGCCTGGCCGAGAACCTGGGCGCGCTCAGTTTCCTGATCGACATGCTCGGCGTGCAGCCGGGGCTGGCGAAGTCGCTGTTCCGCTACGACGCCGACACCGGCCGTCTGTCGACGCTGATGGGCCAGGAGGCGCCGCGTGCCCCGGCGCCGCCGCCGGTCGCGCCGCCGATGCCGTCCGCGCCGCCGCCGCCGGTGGCCGCCGCGCCGGTGGCCCCCGCGCCGGCCGCGCCGGCCCCGTCGGCCGAAGACGACGAGATGCGCGCCGTGTTCCTGGAGGAAGCCGGCGAGGTGATCCCCGCGGCGCGCGAGTCGCTCGCCCGCCTGGCCGAGGAGCCCGAGGACCTGGGCGAGATGACCGCCGTGCGGCGCGCCTTCCACACGCTCAAGGGCAGCTCGCGCATGGTCGGGCTCAAGGACTTCGGCGAAGCCGCCTGGGCCTGCGAGCAGCTGTTCAACTCGCGCTTGGCGCAGTCGCCGCGCCTGGACCCGGCGCTGCGCGCCTTCACGACCGAGGCCCTGGACTACTTCGGCGCCTGGGTCGCGGCGCTGGCCGCCGGCCGCGACGAAGGCCATGCCTCGCCGCCGGTCGTGCGTGCGGCCGACGGCCTGCGTCTGGACGGCCAGCGCCTGGCGATCGCCGCGCCGAGCGCGGCCGAGGCGCCCGCCGTCGCCGCCGAAGCGCCGCCAGCCGTCGCGCCCGAGCTGCCCGTCGAGGTCGAGCCTGAAGAGGCCGCCGAGCCGCCGAAGCAGCCCGAGGTCACCGAGACGGTGGACGAGGCGCTGGCGCCCGACTTCGAGTTCGATTTCGGCACCGGGCCCGAACCCGCGCCAGCGCTGGCCGAGCGTGTGCCCGACCTGCCGAGCGCCGCCGACCTGGATCTGGACCTCGGCCTCGGGGCCGCCGGCCCGGCGCCGGCCGCCGACGAGGTCGACTTCAGCTTCGACCTCGGCGCGCTGGAGCCCGAGGCCGAGCCCGCGCCGGCGGTCGCCGAGCCGGTCGCCGAGCCGGAGCCCGTCGACGCCGAGCTGCCGCTGGAGACGCCCGAGACCTTCGAGGCCATCGAGGCGCTGCAGCCGCTGCCGGCCGCGCCCCCGGCGCCCGAGGCCGGCTACGCCGACTTCGATTTCGACCTCGGCGAACGGACCCCGGCCGAACCCGCCGAGCCGGCCGCCGCCCCGCTGTCCGAAGCACCGGCCGACGAACCCGCGGCCGAGGACACCGACTGGCCCGAACGCCGCGAAGACGAGCCCGCCGACGAGCCCTTGCCGCAGCCGGTGTTCGCCGAGTCCGAGCCCGAACCCGAGGCCTTGCCGGCGGTCGAGGTGCTGGAAGGCGGCGTCGACTGGCCGCTCGAGGCCGCACCCGACGCCGCGGCCGACAGCGTTCCCGAGGCCGCCCCGCCGGTCGCCGAGGCGACGCCGCTGCCGGCCTTCGACGAAGCCGCGTTCGAGGCCGCCGCCTACCCGAGCGAGCCGCCGCCGCAGCCCGCGGTGCCGATGCCGGCGCTGCCCGACATCGCCGAAGCCTTCGCCGAGCTGCCGTCGCTGGACGGGCTCGGGGCCATCGGGGCCGAGCCCGCGGCTGAGCCGCTGCCGCTGCCGGAAGCCGAGCCTATCTCCCCGCCGGAGCCCGAACCCGTGCCCGCGCCCGAGCCGGTGGCCGAGACGCCGCCGCCGGCCGACGAGCCGCCCGCCGACGAGGAGCCGGTCAAGATCGTCGGCCCGCTGCGCGTGCCGCTGCCGCTGTTCAACATCTACCTCAACGAAGCCGACGAGCTCTCGCGCCGCCTGGGCACCGAGCTGGCCGAGTGGGCGCTGGAAGCCGAGCACCGGCCGGTGTCCGAGGCCGCCGTCGCGCTGGCGCATTCGCTGGCCGGCAGCTCGGCCACCGTCGGTTATGCCGAGCTGTCGGCGCTGGCGCGTTCGCTCGAACACGCGCTGATGCGCTCGCGTGCCGGCGGCCGCGGCCGTGACGGCGAGCCCGAGCTGTTCGGCGAAGCCGCCGAGGAGATCCGCCGCCTGCTGCACCAGTTCGCCGCCGGCTTCCTGCGCCCGGCCTCGCCGGCGCTGGTCGAACGGCTGGCCGAACACGAGCGCTGGCCCGAACTGCCGCCGCGCGTCGCCGCCGACACCACCGGCCTCGGGCCGCTGGACGCGGACGACGACGATCTCGACGCCGAGGACGCGCTCGATCCGGAGCTGTTCCCGATCTTCGAGGACGAGGCCGACGAGCTGCTGCCGCAGCTGCTGGCGCGGCTGCGCGACTGGGTCGACAACCCGGCCGACAGCGGCGCCGCCGCGGCCTGCATGCGCACGCTGCACACCTTCAAGGGCGGTGCGCGCCTGGCCGGCGCGATGCGCTTGGGCGAACGCGCCCACCGCATGGAGACGGCGATCGAGCGCCTGGGCGACCGCGGCGGCGTGCACGCCGGCGAGGTCGAGACCCTGCTCGCCCGTGCCGACGCGATGGTCGCCGACTTCGAGGCGCTGCGCACGCCGGCGGCGCCCGCCGTCGCGGTGGCCGAGCCCGCCGCAGCGCCGGCCTTGGCGGCCGAGCCGCCGCCCGAGCTGGCGCCGCCGCCCGAAGTGCCGGCCGCCGAGATCGACTGGAGCCGTTTCGCCAGCGCCACGCCGCTGCCGGCCGTCGCGCCCGAGCGTGCCGCGCCGGCCGGTGCCGCCGCGGTGCGTGTGCGCGGCGCGCTGCTCGACCGCATGGTCAACCATGCCGGCGAGGTGAGCATCGCGCGCGCCCGTCTCGACGGCAGCGTGCGTCAGCTGCAGGGTTCGCTGGGCGAGCTGACCGAGAGCCTGGAGCGCATGCGCGCCCAGCTGCGCGACATCGAACTGCAGGCCGAGTCGCAGATGGTGTCGCGGCTGGAGGCGGCCAAGGCCGCCGCCGAGACCTTCGACCCGCTGGAGATGGACCGCTTCACGCGGCTGCAGGAGCTGACGCGCTTCATGGCCGAGTCCGTGAACGACGTGGCGACGCTGCAGCGCAGCCTGCAGCGCACGCTGCAGTCGGCAGAAGACGACCTGGCGGCACAGGCGCGCCTGGCGCGCGAGCTGCAGGGCGACCTGCTGCGCACGCGCATGGTCGAGTTCGACAGCGCCAGCGACCGCCTCTACCGTACCGTGCGCCAGGCGGCCAAGGAGACCGGCAAGAGCGTGCGCCTGGACATCCTGGGCGGCGCGATCGAGGTCGACCGCGGCGTGCTCGAGCGCATGACCGGCCCGTTCGAGCACCTGCTGCGCAACGCCGTCGTGCACGGCATCGAGCCGGCCGCGGCGCGTGCTGCCGCCGGCAAGGACACGACCGGCACGATCACCCTGGTCATCACCCAGGAAGGCAACGAGGTCGGCGTCGAGCTGCGCGACGACGGCGCCGGGCTGGACCTGGCGCGCATCCGCGAGCGCGCTGCCGAACGTGGCCTGCTCGCCGCCGGCGCGCCGGTCGACGACGAGGCGCTGGCCCAGCTCGTCTTCGCGCCGGGCTTCAGCACCGCCGCCGACGTCACCGAGCTCGCCGGCCGCGGCGTCGGCCTGGACGTCGTGCGCTCCGAGGTCGACGCAATGGGCGGGCGCGTGCAGCTCGGCCACCAGCCGGGCCGCGGCACCAGCTTCAAGCTGCTGCTGCCGTTGACGACCGCGGTGACGCAGGTCGTCATGCTGCGCTGCGGCGAGCGTTCGGTCGCCGTGCCGTCGACGCTGATCGAAGCGGTGCGGCGTGTCCCGCCGGCCGAGGTCGAGGCGGCCTATGCGAGCGGCGTCTACACCGACGGCGGCCAGGCGCTGCCCTTCCACTGGCTGGCGGCGCTGCTCGACGGCCCGGCCCGCGGTGCCACCACGGCGCGCAGCCAGGCGGTGGTCGTCGTGCGCTCGGCCGAGCAGCGCGTCGCGCTGCACGTCGACGAGGTCGCCGGCAACCAGGACGTGGTCGTCAAGAACGTCGGCCCGCAGCTCGCGCGCATGCCGGGCCTGGCCGGCGTGACGCTGCTGCCCAGCGGCGCGGTGGCGCTGATCTACAACCCGGTGGCGCTGGCCACGCTCTACGGCCCGGCGGCGCGTGCGCGGCTGGAACAGGTCGACGGCACGCCGCTGGCCGAACCCGCGCCCCAGGCGCCGGCGGCGCCGCTGGTGCTCGTCGTCGACGACTCGCTGACCGTGCGCCGCGTCACGCAGCGCCTGCTGCAGCGCGAGGGCTGGCGCGTCGTCACCGCCAAGGACGGCGTCGACGCGCTCGAACGCCTGGCCGAGGAACGGCCGGCGGTCATGCTGTCGGACATCGAGATGCCGCGCATGGACGGTTTCGAGCTGCTGCGCGCGGTGCGTGCCGAGGCCGCGCTGGCCGGCCTGCCGATCGTGATGATCACCTCGCGCATCGCGCAGAAGCACCGCGACCACGCGGCGGCGCTGGGCGCCGACCACTATCTCGGCAAACCCTATGCGGAAGAGGAGCTGCTGGCCCTCGTCGCACGTTACGCGGGAGCGGCGCGGCCGAGCTAG